DNA from Nocardioides yefusunii:
GAAGTTGCCCCACGCGATGATCTTCAGGACCAACGACTTCGTCGTGTACTGGATCATCAGCGCCCAGATCAGGGTCACGCCGGTGTGCAGCGACGCAAACGCGGCGATCGACTGGACCGCGTCGTCCACCCCGCCGTGGGTGATCTTGGCGCGGCCGTAGAAGAGGGCGTCGAGCAGGTCGCCGGCCCCCGTCGTCGGGAGGTCGGAGTACAGCCACGGGTAGCGGTAGCCGGGGCCCAGGGTGGGCAGGCAGTAGTACATCGCGGTGCCGAGGGTCCAGATCAGGACCTGGCCGCCCACGAACCAGTAGCCGAAGCGGATGTTCTTCGACCACACCGCGTAGATCGCCACCATCACCGCGACCAGCGGCAGGAACGTCACGTAGATGGTCGAGAGGATGTGCGCCGCGATGCCGGTGCCCAGGACGTCGTGCAGCACCGTCGCCGGCTCGTGGCCGAAGAAGAGCGCCCGGTCGAGGACGTGCAACTCACGGTCGTACTTGTCCTCACCCATGATGAACGGCAGGTACGACTTCACGTTCCGGTAGGAGACGTAGGTGATGTAGAAGCAGGCGATGCCCAGGACCACCAGGGCCCAACGCTCCTTGGTCCAGTGCTCCTTCCAGCGCGCCTTGATCGCAGCCCACCCGGGACCGGGACGGGCACGCCCCTTCCAGAAGAACTGCGGAACCATGTCGGCCACCAGGGCGAACAGGATCAGCATCGGCAGTCGCACCCAGCTCGGGCCGAGGAAGCCGTCCGGGTCGACGAGGGCGCGGTCCAGCCACAAGGAGCAGAACAGCGCGGTGAGGCCTATCAAGGCGGTGGTCGCCAGCATGACGACGGAGGCACGGCGGTACACCCCGTCAGTCTAAGGGTGCAGGGGTGAGCCCGAGGGTGTCCTCGACCACG
Protein-coding regions in this window:
- a CDS encoding phosphatase PAP2 family protein codes for the protein MYRRASVVMLATTALIGLTALFCSLWLDRALVDPDGFLGPSWVRLPMLILFALVADMVPQFFWKGRARPGPGWAAIKARWKEHWTKERWALVVLGIACFYITYVSYRNVKSYLPFIMGEDKYDRELHVLDRALFFGHEPATVLHDVLGTGIAAHILSTIYVTFLPLVAVMVAIYAVWSKNIRFGYWFVGGQVLIWTLGTAMYYCLPTLGPGYRYPWLYSDLPTTGAGDLLDALFYGRAKITHGGVDDAVQSIAAFASLHTGVTLIWALMIQYTTKSLVLKIIAWGNFVITVVATLYFGWHYIADDIAGAAIAMVSFLIAGWAAGITFTKEGLNVPNRAERAIEKQLKAERKAERAAEKAEKAAASAKSESAGVS